From Amycolatopsis sp. YIM 10, the proteins below share one genomic window:
- the ppgK gene encoding polyphosphate--glucose phosphotransferase — protein MTATRGFGIDIGGSGIKGALVDLENGKLIGDRLRIDTPRPATPDAVADVVAEIVGHFGWEGPVGVTLPAVIKKGVAMTAANIDPSWIGTDADALFAKRIGRGVDEIAMLNDADAAGMAEIRFGDPAARKGVTALLTFGTGIGSAVFLDGRLVPNTELGHLEVDGHDAEKKAAASVKDNEGMSYPEWAKRVDRYLSVLENLIWPDLFIVGGGVSKKAEKWVPLLEIRTPIVVASLQNNAGIVGAAAAAVEGIEH, from the coding sequence ATGACGGCGACCCGAGGGTTCGGCATCGACATCGGCGGCAGCGGGATCAAGGGCGCCCTGGTCGACCTGGAGAACGGCAAGCTCATCGGAGACCGCCTCCGGATCGACACGCCGCGCCCGGCCACCCCGGACGCGGTGGCGGACGTGGTCGCCGAGATCGTCGGGCACTTCGGCTGGGAGGGCCCGGTGGGGGTCACCCTGCCCGCGGTGATCAAGAAGGGCGTCGCGATGACCGCGGCGAACATCGACCCGAGCTGGATCGGCACCGACGCCGACGCGCTGTTCGCCAAGCGGATCGGCCGGGGCGTGGACGAGATCGCCATGCTCAACGACGCGGACGCGGCGGGCATGGCCGAAATCCGCTTCGGTGACCCGGCCGCGCGCAAGGGCGTGACCGCGCTGCTCACCTTCGGTACCGGTATCGGCAGCGCGGTGTTCCTCGACGGCAGGCTGGTGCCCAACACCGAACTGGGCCATCTCGAGGTCGACGGGCACGACGCGGAGAAGAAGGCGGCCGCCTCGGTCAAGGACAACGAGGGCATGTCCTACCCGGAGTGGGCGAAGCGGGTCGACCGGTACCTCTCCGTGCTGGAGAACCTGATCTGGCCGGATCTGTTCATCGTCGGCGGCGGGGTCAGCAAGAAGGCCGAGAAGTGGGTCCCGCTGCTCGAGATCCGCACTCCGATCGTGGTCGCCTCGCTGCAGAACAACGCCGGGATCGTGGGCGCGGCCGCCGCGGCCGTGGAGGGTATCGAGCACTGA
- a CDS encoding RNA polymerase sigma factor — MIDRCERAYVAAARTATRGGTKTTSAAKTSPEGKDVDPETQPDGTAGEAKPAARKPGAKAGAKKAPAKGARTKKAAGKGDEAKGADGEGVGEEIDDAALDADLADLEAVEIDVVDATVSEEADEDEPEAEEAEAPAAGTRAERTAAKGGKNANDPDFVWDEEESEVLRQARKDAELTASADSVRAYLKQIGKVALLNAEEEVELAKRIEAGLYAAERVRTAEEEGEKLTTQMRRDLKWIVRDGERAKYHLLEANLRLVVSLAKRYTGRGMAFLDLIQEGNLGLIRAVEKFDYTKGFKFSTYATWWIRQAITRAMADQARTIRIPVHMVEVINKLGRIQRELLQDLGREPTPEELAKEMDISPEKVLEIQQYAREPISLDQTIGDEGDSQLGDFIEDSEAVVAVDAVSFTLLQDQLQSVLQTLSEREAGVVRLRFGLTDGQPRTLDEIGQVYGVTRERIRQIESKTMSKLRHPSRSQVLRDYLD, encoded by the coding sequence ATGATCGACCGCTGCGAAAGGGCGTACGTGGCAGCCGCAAGAACCGCAACCCGAGGCGGGACGAAGACAACCAGCGCCGCCAAGACCTCGCCGGAAGGCAAGGACGTGGATCCCGAGACCCAGCCCGACGGCACCGCCGGGGAGGCGAAGCCCGCCGCCCGCAAGCCCGGAGCCAAGGCCGGAGCCAAGAAGGCCCCCGCGAAGGGAGCCCGCACGAAGAAGGCCGCGGGCAAGGGCGACGAGGCCAAGGGCGCTGATGGCGAGGGCGTCGGCGAGGAGATCGACGATGCCGCGCTGGACGCCGACCTCGCCGATCTCGAGGCCGTCGAGATCGACGTCGTCGACGCCACGGTGAGCGAAGAGGCCGACGAGGACGAGCCCGAGGCGGAGGAGGCCGAGGCTCCGGCCGCGGGCACCCGCGCCGAGCGCACGGCGGCCAAGGGCGGCAAGAACGCCAACGACCCCGACTTCGTCTGGGACGAGGAGGAGTCGGAGGTGCTGCGGCAGGCCCGCAAGGACGCCGAGCTCACCGCGTCGGCCGACTCCGTCCGCGCCTACCTCAAGCAGATCGGCAAGGTCGCGCTGCTCAACGCCGAGGAGGAGGTGGAGCTGGCCAAGCGGATCGAGGCCGGCCTCTACGCCGCCGAGCGCGTGCGCACCGCCGAGGAGGAGGGCGAGAAGCTCACCACCCAGATGCGGCGCGACCTGAAGTGGATCGTGCGCGACGGCGAGCGGGCGAAGTACCACCTGCTCGAGGCGAACCTCCGCCTGGTGGTCTCACTGGCCAAGCGCTACACCGGTCGTGGCATGGCGTTCCTGGACCTGATCCAGGAGGGCAACCTCGGCCTGATCCGCGCGGTGGAGAAGTTCGACTACACCAAGGGCTTCAAGTTCTCCACCTACGCCACCTGGTGGATCCGGCAGGCGATCACCCGCGCGATGGCCGACCAGGCCCGCACCATCCGCATCCCGGTGCACATGGTCGAGGTGATCAACAAGCTCGGCCGCATCCAGCGTGAGCTGCTGCAGGACCTCGGCCGCGAGCCGACTCCGGAAGAGCTGGCCAAGGAGATGGACATCTCCCCGGAGAAGGTGCTGGAGATCCAGCAGTACGCGCGGGAGCCGATCTCGCTCGACCAGACCATCGGTGACGAGGGTGATTCGCAGCTCGGTGACTTCATCGAGGACAGCGAAGCCGTGGTCGCGGTGGACGCGGTGTCGTTCACGCTGCTGCAGGACCAGCTCCAGTCGGTGCTGCAGACCCTGTCCGAGCGCGAGGCGGGCGTGGTCCGGCTGCGCTTCGGCCTGACCGACGGCCAGCCGCGGACTTTAGACGAGATCGGGCAGGTGTACGGGGTCACCCGGGAACGCATCCGGCAGATCGAGTCGAAGACCATGTCGAAACTGCGTCACCCGTCGCGCTCGCAGGTCCTGCGCGACTACCTGGACTGA
- a CDS encoding helix-turn-helix domain-containing protein: MFDPACPSSVTPIRIGDKWAGMVLICLEDGPRRFSELRVPMRGVTPKVLTETLRGLERDGMIVRTVYAEVPPRVEYELTPLGRTLFGPIAACREWAAKHLPEMLAAREAYARREAVVD; the protein is encoded by the coding sequence ATGTTCGACCCGGCCTGCCCGAGCAGCGTCACCCCGATCCGGATCGGGGACAAGTGGGCGGGCATGGTGCTGATCTGCCTGGAGGACGGGCCGCGGCGGTTCTCCGAGCTGCGCGTGCCGATGCGCGGGGTGACGCCGAAGGTGCTCACCGAGACGCTGCGCGGGCTGGAGCGCGACGGCATGATCGTGCGGACCGTCTACGCGGAGGTGCCGCCGCGGGTCGAATACGAGCTGACCCCGTTGGGGCGCACGCTGTTCGGCCCGATCGCGGCGTGCCGGGAATGGGCGGCGAAGCACCTGCCGGAGATGCTGGCCGCGCGGGAGGCCTATGCGCGGCGGGAAGCCGTCGTAGACTGA
- a CDS encoding ABC-F family ATP-binding cassette domain-containing protein has protein sequence MSRTRKSAHLQAENVGKSYAAQPVFEDVSLVVSAGQCLGVVGENGSGKTTLLRLLAGQVPPDTGTVSRHGSVALAGQELPFGEHDTIASLLDIALAGARAALAELDAASAALAEQEPGADDRFATALARAEELDAWDAERRADLALAGLGAPGDRGRKLAELSVGQRYRVRLACLLAEGVDILLLDEPTNHLDATALGYLTGRIREYPGAVVLVSHDRMLLDEVCGSLLDLDPTADGGPKVHGGGYTEYKREKAAERVRWEQRYALESGEAERLEHDAKAAANRLISSWRPDKGTNKHQRATRAPGQLHNVQRRIEALAGRRVPPPPERLSFACPDLTGTGQGVVLTASGVAVPGRLALRETIALSTGDRLLVSGANGAGKSTLLNVLAGRLEPVEGAVWRAGSARIGLLSQESDFPDTGIGAAALYERRAAKLVSRGQLSAGAVVPLKRLGLFSPADANRPVNRLSTGQRRRLALALLLLHAPHVLLLDEPTNHLSVTLVDELTEAIQRTPVAVVVASHDRQLRADLADWPSLELAA, from the coding sequence TTGTCACGCACCCGAAAATCCGCCCACCTCCAAGCCGAGAACGTGGGCAAGTCCTATGCCGCGCAACCGGTGTTCGAGGACGTCTCGCTGGTGGTCAGCGCCGGGCAGTGCCTCGGCGTGGTTGGTGAGAACGGCAGTGGGAAAACCACGCTGCTGCGCCTGCTGGCCGGCCAGGTGCCGCCCGACACCGGCACGGTGTCGCGGCACGGCTCGGTCGCGCTGGCCGGGCAGGAGCTGCCGTTCGGCGAACACGACACCATCGCCTCCCTGCTGGACATCGCGCTGGCCGGTGCGCGCGCCGCACTGGCCGAGCTGGATGCCGCGTCGGCCGCACTGGCCGAGCAGGAACCCGGCGCGGACGATCGCTTCGCCACCGCGCTCGCCCGCGCCGAGGAACTGGACGCCTGGGACGCCGAACGGCGCGCCGACCTGGCGCTCGCCGGACTCGGCGCCCCCGGCGACCGGGGCCGGAAGCTCGCGGAGCTGTCCGTCGGGCAGCGCTACCGCGTCCGCCTGGCCTGCCTGCTCGCCGAGGGCGTCGACATCCTGCTGCTCGACGAGCCGACCAACCACCTCGACGCAACCGCGCTCGGTTACCTGACCGGCCGGATCCGCGAATACCCCGGTGCCGTGGTCCTGGTCAGTCACGACCGGATGCTGCTCGACGAGGTGTGCGGCTCGCTGCTCGATCTGGATCCGACCGCGGACGGTGGGCCGAAGGTCCACGGTGGCGGGTACACCGAGTACAAGCGGGAGAAAGCGGCCGAGCGGGTGCGCTGGGAACAGCGGTACGCGCTCGAATCCGGCGAGGCCGAGCGGCTCGAGCACGACGCGAAGGCGGCGGCGAACCGGCTGATCTCGTCGTGGCGCCCGGACAAGGGCACGAACAAGCACCAGCGGGCCACCCGCGCGCCCGGTCAGCTGCACAACGTCCAGCGGCGCATCGAGGCGCTGGCCGGGCGCCGGGTCCCGCCGCCACCGGAGCGGCTGAGCTTCGCCTGCCCCGACCTGACCGGGACGGGGCAGGGCGTGGTGCTCACCGCCTCCGGTGTCGCGGTGCCCGGCAGGCTGGCGCTGCGCGAGACCATCGCACTGTCCACAGGGGACCGTCTGCTGGTCTCGGGCGCGAACGGCGCCGGGAAGTCGACCCTGCTCAACGTGCTGGCCGGACGGCTGGAACCGGTCGAAGGCGCGGTGTGGCGGGCCGGGTCGGCGCGGATCGGCTTGCTGTCACAGGAATCCGACTTCCCGGACACCGGAATCGGCGCGGCCGCGCTGTACGAGCGCCGGGCGGCGAAACTGGTCTCGCGCGGTCAGCTCAGCGCCGGTGCCGTGGTGCCGTTGAAGCGGCTGGGGCTGTTCTCCCCGGCCGACGCGAACCGTCCGGTGAACCGGCTGTCCACCGGGCAGCGGCGGCGGCTCGCGCTGGCGTTGCTGCTGCTGCACGCCCCGCACGTGCTGCTGCTGGACGAGCCGACGAACCACCTGTCGGTGACCCTGGTCGACGAACTGACCGAGGCGATCCAGCGCACGCCGGTGGCGGTGGTGGTGGCCAGCCACGACCGGCAGCTGCGCGCGGACCTGGCCGACTGGCCGTCGCTGGAACTGGCCGCGTAG
- a CDS encoding ROK family protein has protein sequence MGENERVEPSPPASPVPSDHLDGLATVLDLVRGGAARTRPELGRLSGFGRTVITQRVSQLTGCGLLEEGRLGPSSGGRAPRELRFRAEAGVVLAAELGATSIATAVTDLTGRVLARREEPGDVALGPDVVLDRVEELFDELLDELEGRPPVWGIGLGLPGPVEFATGRPSAPPIMPGWDRYPVRDRLAARYAAPVWVDNEVNAMALGELRAGAARGQQDIIYIKIGTGIGAGLVSGGRLHRGSQGCAGDIGHAAVADDPVVVCRCGNTGCLEAFAGGAALARDGSTAAKEGRSEFLANRLTERGALTAADLSTAAQSGDRTAVELLTKAGRLVGSLLATLVSFYNPALVIVGGGVSGAGDLLLATLRETVYRRSLPLATRELRIARSTLGDEAGLVGAAFMVIDELFAPERLAHWIDTGSPAGRPALVEVPR, from the coding sequence ATGGGCGAAAATGAGCGGGTGGAGCCCTCCCCGCCGGCCAGCCCGGTCCCGTCCGACCACCTCGACGGCCTCGCCACCGTGCTCGATCTGGTGCGCGGCGGCGCCGCCCGCACCCGGCCGGAGCTGGGCAGGCTGTCCGGGTTCGGCCGCACGGTCATCACCCAGCGGGTCAGCCAGCTGACCGGCTGCGGACTGCTCGAAGAAGGCAGGCTCGGCCCGTCCAGCGGCGGCCGCGCCCCGCGGGAACTGCGCTTCCGCGCGGAAGCGGGCGTGGTGCTGGCCGCCGAACTCGGAGCCACCAGCATCGCCACCGCCGTCACCGACCTGACCGGCCGCGTGCTGGCCCGGCGCGAAGAGCCCGGTGACGTGGCGCTCGGGCCGGACGTGGTGCTGGACAGGGTGGAGGAACTGTTCGACGAACTGCTCGATGAACTGGAGGGCAGGCCGCCGGTCTGGGGCATCGGCCTCGGCCTGCCGGGCCCGGTCGAGTTCGCCACCGGGCGGCCGAGCGCGCCGCCGATCATGCCCGGCTGGGACCGCTACCCGGTGCGCGACCGGCTCGCCGCGCGCTATGCCGCGCCGGTGTGGGTGGACAACGAGGTCAACGCGATGGCACTGGGCGAGCTGCGCGCGGGCGCGGCACGCGGGCAGCAGGACATCATCTACATCAAGATCGGCACCGGGATCGGCGCCGGGCTGGTCTCCGGCGGGCGGTTGCACCGGGGCAGCCAGGGCTGCGCCGGGGACATCGGGCACGCCGCGGTGGCCGACGATCCGGTGGTGGTGTGCCGCTGCGGGAACACCGGTTGCCTGGAGGCGTTCGCCGGCGGGGCCGCGCTCGCCAGGGACGGCAGCACCGCGGCGAAGGAGGGGCGCAGCGAGTTCCTGGCGAACCGCCTCACCGAACGCGGCGCGCTTACCGCGGCGGACCTCTCGACCGCGGCCCAGAGCGGCGACCGGACCGCGGTGGAACTGCTGACCAAGGCGGGCAGGCTGGTCGGCAGCCTGCTGGCGACGCTGGTCAGCTTCTACAACCCGGCGCTGGTGATCGTCGGCGGTGGTGTGTCCGGCGCGGGCGACCTGCTGCTGGCCACGCTGCGCGAGACCGTGTACCGCCGCTCGCTCCCGCTGGCCACCCGCGAACTGCGCATCGCCAGGTCCACCCTGGGCGACGAGGCGGGACTGGTCGGCGCGGCGTTCATGGTGATCGACGAGCTGTTCGCGCCCGAGCGGCTGGCGCACTGGATCGACACCGGCTCCCCCGCCGGGCGCCCGGCACTGGTCGAAGTCCCCCGCTGA
- a CDS encoding TetR/AcrR family transcriptional regulator has protein sequence MDVHFGTRKSTLGIAADVLALDPTASLSAIAEAAGIGRTTLHKRYPKRQDLLLAVARDSIEQIWQALDETGATADGPVTAETLREFVEASVQLGSRIAFLFRQPTLDPVKEVEVAIERLEEAAEEFIGRAQRDGLLRADLPAWWVAGALNSVAYAAWEGVVRGKLAPRDAPKLALDTALTGLHKLPSDDKQGAQP, from the coding sequence ATGGATGTTCACTTCGGAACGCGTAAGTCCACGCTGGGCATCGCGGCGGACGTGCTCGCTCTCGATCCGACCGCCTCGCTTTCGGCCATCGCCGAGGCCGCCGGCATCGGCCGCACGACCCTGCACAAGCGCTACCCGAAGCGCCAGGACCTCCTGCTCGCGGTGGCCCGCGACTCGATCGAGCAGATCTGGCAGGCGCTCGACGAAACCGGGGCCACCGCGGACGGACCGGTGACCGCCGAAACCCTGCGCGAGTTCGTCGAGGCCTCGGTCCAGCTCGGATCGCGGATCGCCTTCCTGTTCCGCCAGCCCACGCTGGACCCGGTCAAGGAGGTCGAGGTCGCGATCGAGCGACTCGAAGAAGCCGCCGAGGAGTTCATCGGCCGCGCCCAGCGCGACGGGCTGCTGCGCGCCGACCTACCCGCGTGGTGGGTGGCCGGGGCGCTGAACTCCGTGGCCTACGCGGCCTGGGAAGGCGTCGTCCGGGGCAAGCTCGCGCCGCGTGACGCGCCGAAGCTCGCGCTGGACACCGCACTCACCGGCCTGCACAAGCTCCCGTCCGACGACAAGCAAGGAGCACAACCGTGA
- a CDS encoding cytochrome P450, with translation MITLSDARLSTRIAVERTGAWLLRATGDEFARLDSAANRADPYPAYARLRERETLYRSKLGFWVATTFEHCNLVLRDRRFGVQQNDGAMPRFFDTMALARGPEVVLSFLELDPPEHTRLRALARPAFGPAKLDGYRPLIESIAHDLLDRAAKKGGFDLMADFAGPLPIRVISELLGIPDVNAERFLAYGRILAKALDGISSMRLVRELRTATTEMYTMFRALMAAKREHPEADVLTQLTEAHDAGKLTVPELLATCELLLVAGFETTVNLIGNSTLALLSHPEQWALLCEDPGLARAAAEETLRYDPPVQSTARVAHEDVELAGTRIRANELVFTMIGATGRDPAVFADPEVFDITRTPEREHLAFSSGIHYCLGAPLARLEAEIALRALAERMPELAVDGTPRRRPSAGIRGLLRFPVRIPHGKPLSVP, from the coding sequence GTGATCACCTTGTCCGACGCCCGGCTGTCCACCCGCATCGCCGTCGAGCGCACCGGCGCCTGGCTGCTGCGGGCCACCGGCGACGAGTTCGCCCGGCTGGACAGCGCCGCGAACCGGGCCGACCCGTATCCGGCCTACGCCCGGCTGCGCGAGCGGGAAACCTTGTACCGCAGCAAACTCGGCTTCTGGGTGGCGACCACCTTCGAGCACTGCAACCTGGTGCTGCGCGACCGCCGCTTCGGTGTGCAGCAGAACGACGGTGCCATGCCGCGGTTCTTCGACACCATGGCGCTGGCCCGCGGCCCGGAAGTGGTGCTCTCCTTCCTCGAACTCGATCCGCCCGAGCACACCCGGCTGCGCGCACTGGCCCGCCCGGCGTTCGGCCCGGCCAAGCTCGATGGCTACCGCCCGCTGATCGAGTCGATCGCGCACGACCTGCTCGACCGCGCCGCCAAGAAGGGCGGCTTCGACCTGATGGCCGATTTCGCCGGCCCGCTGCCGATCCGGGTGATCAGCGAGCTGCTCGGCATCCCGGACGTGAACGCCGAGCGCTTCCTCGCCTACGGCCGGATCCTGGCCAAGGCGCTCGACGGGATCAGCTCGATGCGGCTGGTGCGCGAGCTGCGCACGGCCACCACCGAGATGTACACCATGTTCCGCGCGCTGATGGCCGCCAAACGCGAGCACCCGGAAGCCGACGTGCTGACCCAGCTCACCGAAGCACACGACGCGGGCAAGCTGACCGTGCCCGAACTGCTGGCGACCTGCGAACTGCTGCTGGTGGCCGGTTTCGAAACCACCGTCAACCTGATCGGCAACAGCACGCTCGCCCTGCTCTCCCACCCCGAGCAGTGGGCGCTGCTGTGCGAGGACCCCGGTCTGGCCAGGGCCGCCGCCGAGGAAACGCTGCGCTACGACCCGCCCGTGCAGTCGACGGCCAGGGTGGCGCACGAGGACGTCGAACTGGCGGGAACGCGAATCCGGGCGAACGAACTGGTGTTCACCATGATCGGCGCCACCGGCCGCGATCCCGCGGTTTTCGCCGACCCGGAGGTTTTCGACATCACTCGAACGCCGGAACGCGAACATCTGGCCTTCTCCAGCGGAATCCACTACTGCCTGGGTGCGCCGCTGGCCCGGCTGGAGGCCGAGATCGCCCTGCGCGCACTGGCCGAACGGATGCCGGAGCTGGCCGTCGACGGCACGCCGCGACGGCGGCCGAGTGCCGGAATCCGGGGCCTGCTGCGATTTCCGGTCCGAATCCCGCACGGAAAACCGCTGTCCGTGCCCTAG
- a CDS encoding TetR/AcrR family transcriptional regulator → MPAKESSPRRVYGGRSAADRRAERRGRLLEAGLELFGTEGYPASSIEKLCAAASVSTRNFYEEFSSREALLMAIHNEVIESAVAAVATAFAEADDQHVTDRIEHAVRAYITCTAADPRRAKLSYVEIIGVSPAVEAHRLAWRTRWVQMLVAEAKRAVARGEAEEREFGLGAVALIGAVNELVFHWSTEGYRTPIDDVIAEIVRMAKAVIITPGAGAAPG, encoded by the coding sequence GTGCCTGCGAAAGAATCGTCCCCCCGGCGCGTCTACGGCGGCCGCTCGGCGGCCGATCGCCGAGCCGAACGGCGCGGCCGCCTGCTCGAAGCCGGCCTGGAACTGTTCGGCACCGAGGGCTACCCGGCCAGCTCGATCGAAAAGCTGTGCGCGGCGGCATCGGTGTCCACGCGCAATTTCTACGAGGAGTTCAGCAGCCGCGAAGCGCTGCTGATGGCCATTCACAACGAGGTGATCGAATCGGCGGTGGCCGCGGTCGCCACCGCCTTCGCCGAGGCCGACGACCAGCACGTCACCGACCGCATCGAGCACGCGGTGCGCGCCTACATCACCTGCACCGCCGCCGATCCCCGCCGGGCCAAACTGTCCTATGTGGAGATAATCGGGGTGAGCCCGGCGGTGGAGGCGCACCGGCTGGCCTGGCGCACCCGCTGGGTGCAGATGCTGGTGGCCGAGGCCAAGCGGGCGGTGGCCCGCGGCGAGGCCGAGGAACGCGAGTTCGGCCTCGGCGCGGTGGCGTTGATCGGCGCGGTGAACGAGCTGGTCTTCCACTGGTCCACCGAGGGCTACCGGACCCCGATCGACGACGTGATCGCCGAGATCGTCCGGATGGCCAAGGCGGTGATCATCACCCCGGGAGCGGGGGCAGCGCCGGGCTGA
- a CDS encoding M1 family metallopeptidase translates to MSAAKSTQPAPGADTSPDSYLPAHGNGGYRVTRYTLDLDYKVGPNRLAGHAVIEGVATQPLSRFSLDLAGFRIGRVQVNGQSAKYTQRAGKLHVKPQRPLQPGAEFMAEIRYTGNPRPITSPDWGDIGWDELTDGALVASQPVGAPSWFPCNDHPSDKAAYRISVTTSSAYTVLVTGNLLTKRQGASTTTWVFERPEPTATYLMGVHIGRYEEVELAAEPVRQFAAVPARLRKLFDRDFRRQPDMMDALEGFFGPYPFGEYVIVVTDDELDDPIEAQGLSVFGANLLDGRGTHERLIVHELAHQWFGNSLTVAEWQHIWLNEGFATYAEWLWSAESGGLGEDAHARRWHAALAGRPADLRIGDPGVASLFDERVYKRGALTLHALRKLLGDTVFFALLKDWAGRYRHATVTTADFTALAEEHAGRSLAEFFHEWLFSPALPPLPG, encoded by the coding sequence TCGACTACAAGGTCGGCCCGAACCGGCTCGCCGGGCACGCGGTGATCGAGGGCGTGGCCACCCAGCCGCTGTCGCGGTTCAGCCTGGACCTGGCCGGGTTCCGGATCGGCCGGGTGCAGGTCAACGGGCAGAGCGCGAAGTACACCCAGCGCGCGGGCAAGCTGCACGTCAAACCGCAGCGCCCGCTGCAGCCGGGTGCGGAGTTCATGGCCGAGATCCGCTACACCGGCAACCCGCGGCCGATCACCTCGCCGGACTGGGGTGACATCGGCTGGGACGAGCTGACCGACGGCGCGCTGGTGGCCAGCCAGCCGGTCGGCGCGCCGTCCTGGTTCCCGTGCAACGACCACCCGTCGGACAAGGCGGCCTACCGGATCTCGGTGACCACCAGTTCGGCCTACACCGTGCTGGTCACCGGGAACCTGCTCACCAAGCGGCAGGGCGCGAGCACCACCACCTGGGTGTTCGAGCGCCCGGAACCGACCGCCACCTACCTGATGGGCGTCCACATAGGACGGTATGAGGAGGTGGAGCTGGCCGCCGAGCCGGTGCGGCAGTTCGCGGCGGTGCCCGCCAGGCTGCGCAAGCTGTTCGACCGGGACTTCCGCCGCCAGCCGGACATGATGGACGCGCTGGAGGGCTTCTTCGGGCCGTACCCGTTCGGCGAGTACGTGATCGTGGTGACCGACGACGAGCTGGACGACCCGATCGAGGCGCAGGGGCTGTCGGTGTTCGGCGCGAACCTGCTCGACGGCCGCGGCACGCACGAGCGGCTGATCGTGCACGAACTGGCGCACCAGTGGTTCGGCAACAGCCTGACCGTGGCCGAGTGGCAGCACATCTGGCTCAACGAGGGCTTCGCCACCTATGCGGAATGGCTGTGGTCGGCCGAATCGGGCGGGCTCGGCGAGGACGCGCACGCCCGCCGGTGGCACGCGGCGCTGGCCGGGCGCCCGGCGGATCTGCGCATCGGCGATCCCGGCGTGGCCAGCCTGTTCGACGAGCGGGTCTACAAGCGCGGCGCGCTCACCTTGCACGCGTTGCGCAAACTGCTCGGGGACACCGTGTTCTTCGCGCTGCTCAAGGACTGGGCCGGCCGCTACCGGCACGCGACGGTGACCACCGCGGACTTCACCGCGCTGGCCGAGGAGCACGCCGGCCGCTCGCTCGCGGAGTTCTTCCACGAGTGGCTGTTCAGCCCGGCGCTGCCCCCGCTCCCGGGGTGA